The stretch of DNA AGGCATTACTTTTGTCTGAACTTTAGTTTGAAATATCCtggttatatatgaaaaaatgaatataaccaaaaaaaaaaaacattgaattacCATGAACGTAGTTCCAGATGATGATAGAGCCAACTTTGCCCCAGTCGCCTTCGTGCAGCACACAGTCTTGAATGTTGCCTGGAGTTGCTTTGGAAACATGGTGTGGTCTCCCAGACCACATGTGATGGAACTCCTCAGCCGAAGCTTTGATCTCCACGTCTGTTTCTAGCTTCCCCACCAAACTGGACGTCTCTGTTTGCttcacctcttcttcctcggCCAAAAGATGTTCGTCTATCTCTTTGGAGATTTCGATACAGAACTGGAGTAGAGTTTCCGGATGAGCTACCTCGTCACTAATTTTTTCATACTCAAGGTGCCAGTGCACAATACTTCCAGGCCCTCCATGCTTAGGGGTAACTTGGATCGTTGTCACAAAGCTCGTgtactctttcatcaaatccccatctaaaaccctaaacgtGATCAAGTTATTTTCTGGTTCTACGGCTTCGATCCTCTCCTTTGCCACCTGTTCCTTTCCATCTGCACCaatcatttaatatttgtagGCGTTTACCTTTTAAATTCCcacatataatacttataagtTTAACTTTTTTCTGAGTATTAATTAGTTTGACATCTACTGGCTATATGTGAAAAGGAGGAATATAACATTGAATTACCGTGAACGTAGTTCCAGATGATGATAGAGCCAACTTTGCCCCAGTCGCCTTCGTGCAGCACACAGTCTTGAATGTTGCCTGGAGTTGCTTTGGAAACATGATGTGGTTTCCCTGCCCACATGTGATGGAACTTCTCCGCCGACGCTTTGATCTCCACGTCTGTTTCAAGCTTTCCCACCAAACTAGATGCCTCCGCC from Camelina sativa cultivar DH55 chromosome 9, Cs, whole genome shotgun sequence encodes:
- the LOC104712642 gene encoding MLP-like protein 34 isoform X1, which codes for MAEASSLVGKLETDVEIKASAEKFHHMWAGKPHHVSKATPGNIQDCVLHEGDWGKVGSIIIWNYVHDGKEQVAKERIEAVEPENNLITFRVLDGDLMKEYTSFVTTIQVTPKHGGPGSIVHWHLEYEKISDEVAHPETLLQFCIEISKEIDEHLLAEEEEVKQTETSSLVGKLETDVEIKASAEEFHHMWSGRPHHVSKATPGNIQDCVLHEGDWGKVGSIIIWNYVHDGEAKVAKERIEAVEPDKNLITFRVIDGDLMTEYKSFVCTIQVTPKDGGSGSNVHWHLEYEKISEEVAHPETLLQFCVEVSKEIDEHLLAEE
- the LOC104712642 gene encoding MLP-like protein 43 isoform X2; the protein is MFPKQLQATFKTVCCTKATGAKLALSSSGTTFTVIQYGKEQVAKERIEAVEPENNLITFRVLDGDLMKEYTSFVTTIQVTPKHGGPGSIVHWHLEYEKISDEVAHPETLLQFCIEISKEIDEHLLAEEEEVKQTETSSLVGKLETDVEIKASAEEFHHMWSGRPHHVSKATPGNIQDCVLHEGDWGKVGSIIIWNYVHDGEAKVAKERIEAVEPDKNLITFRVIDGDLMTEYKSFVCTIQVTPKDGGSGSNVHWHLEYEKISEEVAHPETLLQFCVEVSKEIDEHLLAEE